The following are encoded in a window of Nomia melanderi isolate GNS246 chromosome 6, iyNomMela1, whole genome shotgun sequence genomic DNA:
- the LOC116427972 gene encoding cytochrome P450 6a2, producing the protein MFLETWLILEILGLAILAVAGLYIYYKYYVFEFWNKKGVFTVEPTFLVGNMMPILSGKTSHGDFFRDMYEQNKKHSLLGVYMLHKPHLMVNDLNLVKELLTKNFSSFHDRGVFFNEKTDPLSGNLFQMPGKKWRNLRVKLTPTFTSGKIKQMFPTLQELSDRLCKYLDEKAELKESIDVKDVFERYTVDIIISVAFGISCDSFENPNNEFRSWGKKIFEPRIVWNTLIFWAPQVLDFFSLPYTDRGVTKFFTTMFRDTVEYREANNIVRKDFLNLLMQLMRNGYLDPDEDAKTETEAKMDNNKLELLQAAAQAYVFYIGGFETSSTTITYCMYELAKHQNIQDKLRNEIQTVIKQHGGFTYNAVNDMPYLHKVVSETLRKYPPIGTLNRVCTKEQWIDEEGVTVPLGVPVIIPVFGIHRDPDIYPEPEKFDPERFSEENIKARHSYAYLPFGEGPRICIGLRFGLLQVKIAVINTLLKHRVKPTPNTPDTLEYETGSIVLLPKGGVHLNIERCVS; encoded by the exons ATGTTCCTAGAGACATGGTTAATATTAGAGATTCTGGGTCTGGCGATTCTAGCAGTCGCTggattatacatatattacaaatattatgtcTTTGAATTCTGGAATAAGAAAGGAGTGTTCACTGTTGAGCCAACATTTCTTGTTGGCAATATGATGCCGATTCTGTCCGGCAAAACGTCACATg GCGACTTCTTTCGGGATATGTACGagcaaaataaaaaacattccCTCCTTGGCGTATATATGTTGCACAAACCCCATCTCATGGTGAATGATCTTAATTTAGTCAAGGAGTTGTTAACGAAGAATTTCTCGAGTTTCCACGATCGTGGAGTATTCTTCAACGAAAAGACAGATCCGCTTTCCGGGAATTTGTTTCAAATGCCCGGGAAGAAATGGAGAAACTTGAGGGTGAAACTGACGCCGACTTTCACTTCTGGAAAGATTAAACAAATGTTCCCGACCCTGCAAGAACTCTCAGACAGACTATGCAAATATTTGGATGAAAAGGCCGAATTGAAAGAATCAATCGACGTGAAAGATGTTTTTGAAAG GTATACGGTGGATATTATCATATCAGTGGCATTTGGAATATCTTGCGACAGTTTCGAAAATCCGAACAATGAATTTCGGTCCTGGGGCAAAAAGATATTCGAGCCGAGGATCGTATGGAACACTCTAATATTTTGGGCGCCGCAGGTGCtcgatttcttttctttgccTTATACCGACCGGGGGGTCACGAAATTTTTCACCACCATGTTTCGGGATACGGTGGAATACCGGGAGGCCAATAATATCGTCAGAAAAGATTTTTTGAACTTGCTGATGCAACTGATGAGAAATGGATACTTGGATCCAGACGAGGACGCAAAGACTGAGACTGAAGCAA AAATGGACAATAATAAATTAGAGCTCCTACAAGCTGCAGCGCAAGCCTACGTTTTTTACATAGGTGGATTCGAGACATCCTCGACGACAATCACATACTGTATGTATGAGTTAGCAAAACATCAAAATATACAAGATAAACTGCGAAATGAGATTCAAACTGTTATCAAACAACACGGCGGCTTTACGTATAATGCTGTAAACGACATGCCTTATTTGCACAAAGTGGTTTCAG AAACTCTGAGGAAATATCCTCCGATTGGCACTCTAAATCGCGTGTGCACGAAAGAACAATGGATCGATGAAGAAGGCGTTACAGTTCCTCTAGGAGTGCCTGTAATAATACCCGTTTTTGGTATTCACCGGGATCCCGATATATATCCAGAACCGGAAAAGTTTGATCCGGAACGCTTCTCCGAGGAGAATATCAAAGCTAGACATTCGTACGCTTATCTGCCATTTGGAGAGGGGCCAAGGATATGTATCG GTTTACGGTTTGGATTGCTGCAAGTAAAAATTGCTGTAATAAATACATTACTCAAACACAGGGTGAAACCTACACCCAATACGCCGGATACCTTGGAATATGAAACTGGTTCTATAGTTCTACTACCAAAAGGTGGTGTGCACCTTAACATTGAGCGGTGTGTATCTTGA
- the LOC116427973 gene encoding uncharacterized protein LOC116427973, translating into MRKALLLLGYMCLVQGGPTKKQVLDPHLGGYEYEYAQREPQLGYAESAGYLEPGPALPAAGLGPARSPLKPGFSVGGPLANIAKSAAEQAHTQLSNQQSAAGQAAYTAKNTLAQAAAQSAATAAAALAGKQIVVQGLEQQSRDAHVSVDGENLQLQQAERSANAARTTAKQAMHQLQVITAALNAAQTTADRAAQAAAEAAAELAAQTTMLGQAKARAETVDEQLSAARLDYESTQAAAEKAATAAAAAQNNAQAAAASVADGAGASALLSHQPVEAAPPVTLQPGPLRHPGLLDASAGLKEAGPLLTPGLKEVGPLLAPGLKEAGPLLGPGPLRESALLSPGGLRESDLLSPGSHLQPGSLQIPAPIQTGPLLAPGHLEAAGHLRGPGSLLSAAALQKAGGLGALGLDERGALLAEQGHLAEAAGLRAPNGLHRSELLSLANALPADGYDLKGYRY; encoded by the coding sequence ATGAGGAAAGCCCTGCTACTATTAGGATACATGTGCCTGGTACAGGGTGGTCCAACCAAGAAGCAAGTGCTGGACCCCCACCTTGGCGGTTACGAGTATGAGTACGCTCAACGGGAGCCACAACTAGGATACGCGGAGTCCGCGGGTTATTTGGAACCAGGCCCGGCGTTGCCAGCGGCTGGCCTGGGCCCGGCTCGCAGCCCACTGAAGCCCGGCTTCAGCGTGGGTGGGCCGTTAGCCAACATCGCGAAAAGTGCAGCGGAGCAGGCCCACACTCAGCTGAGCAACCAGCAATCAGCGGCCGGGCAAGCAGCCTACACGGCGAAGAACACATTGGCGCAGGCCGCGGCGCAATCGGCGGCGACCGCTGCGGCCGCGCTCGCCGGCAAGCAGATCGTCGTCCAGGGCCTGGAGCAACAGTCCCGTGACGCCCACGTGTCGGTGGACGGCGAGAATCTCCAGCTGCAGCAGGCCGAGCGGTCCGCAAATGCGGCGAGGACCACCGCTAAGCAGGCGATGCATCAGCTGCAGGTGATCACCGCCGCGTTGAACGCTGCTCAAACTACGGCCGACCGTGCGGCGCAAGCGGCTGCTGAGGCAGCAGCCGAGCTGGCCGCGCAGACCACCATGCTGGGTCAGGCTAAGGCCAGAGCGGAAACCGTCGACGAGCAACTGTCCGCTGCTCGTCTGGACTACGAGAGTACGCAAGCCGCAGCGGAGAAGGCTGCAACCGCGGCCGCGGCAGCTCAAAACAACGCTCAAGCTGCGGCTGCCAGCGTGGCCGACGGCGCTGGCGCTTCGGCCCTTCTGAGCCACCAACCGGTGGAAGCAGCTCCGCCAGTCACGCTTCAGCCTGGCCCTCTGCGACACCCTGGCTTGCTCGATGCTTCGGCTGGACTCAAGGAAGCTGGTCCTCTCCTAACGCCTGGACTTAAGGAAGTGGGTCCTCTTCTAGCGCCTGGACTTAAGGAAGCTGGTCCTCTTCTAGGACCCGGACCGCTTAGAGAATCTGCTCTCCTTTCGCCTGGCGGGCTTAGAGAATCCGATCTGCTGTCGCCTGGTTCTCACCTGCAGCCTGGCTCGCTTCAGATACCTGCTCCCATTCAAACTGGTCCTCTGCTCGCGCCGGGTCACTTGGAGGCAGCTGGCCATCTTCGCGGACCTGGATCCCTTCTTTCAGCTGCCGCGCTTCAGAAGGCTGGCGGTCTTGGGGCCCTCGGCCTTGACGAACGCGGCGCTTTACTCGCCGAGCAAGGACATCTCGCGGAAGCTGCTGGCCTTCGTGCGCCCAATGGACTTCATCGTTCGGAGCTTCTTAGTCTAGCGAACGCTTTGCCCGCTGATGGTTACGATCTGAAGGGTTACCGCTACTAA
- the LOC116427975 gene encoding uncharacterized protein LOC116427975, protein MRLFYILYLVMLTIEYIDCGRYHKIPVNINQREVHYVDGDNTGHACRGSAGNTVEKKNVEQKTSSLAQKAAQEAKAASDAQNIAGQQAARQVKTQLAEKAVQAAKAAEEMLSRKKVIVAELQEEVKEAQSVVQEESSSLEREQTNVNAAVQAARQSQDQLKTLTHAVQTAKANAANAQAAASGAQKTLQEKEELVDAAKRRVEELSNQLKVARQELVNTNRAAAKANAAATEAKANASRNKRRLQNIRRMRVRKRCVQDEK, encoded by the exons ATGCGTctcttttatattctttatctcG TAATGCTGACGATTGAATATATCGACTGCGGAAGGTATCACAAGATTCCAGTTAATATA AATCAGAGAGAGGTACATTATGTAGACGGAGATAATACCGGTCATGCTTGTCGCGGAAGTGCTGGGAACACTGTTGAGAAGAAAAACGTGGAGCAAAAGACCAGCAGCCTCGCGCAGAAAGCTGCTCAAGAAGCAAAAGCCGCCTCGGATGCTCAAAACATTGCCGGCCAGCAAGCAGCACGTcaa GTAAAAACGCAGCTCGCCGAAAAAGCGGTGCAGGCCGCAAAGGCGGCGGAAGAGATGCTCTCGCGGAAGAAGGTGATAGTGGCGGAACTGCAGGAGGAAGTGAAGGAGGCACagtcggtagtgcaggaggagTCCTCGTCGTTGGAACGGGAGCAAACGAACGTGAACGCGGCCGTGCAGGCTGCGCGACAGTCCCAGGACCAG CTAAAGACACTGACACACGCGGTGCAAACGGCCAAAGCGAACGCGGCGAACGCCCAGGCGGCGGCCAGCGGCGCTCAAAAAACCTTGCAGGAGAAAGAGGAATTGGTGGACGCGGCAAAGAGGCGGGTCGAAGAATTGTCGAATCAGTTGAAAGTCGCCAGACAAGAACTCGTTAATACGAACCGCGCGGCTGCCAAAGCGAACGCGGCGGCGACCGAGGCGAAAGCCAACGCCAGCAGGAACAAAAGACGGTTACAGAACATTAGGAGGATGAGAGTGAGGAAACG GTGCGTGCaggatgaaaaatga